The proteins below come from a single Ochotona princeps isolate mOchPri1 chromosome 13, mOchPri1.hap1, whole genome shotgun sequence genomic window:
- the PPP1R3C gene encoding protein phosphatase 1 regulatory subunit 3C, which translates to MSCTRMIQVLDPRPLTSSVMPVDVAMRLCLAHSPPLKSFLGPYNDFQRRNLVNKLKPLKPCLNIKQETKSQNDWKRSHNQTKKRVVFADSKGLALTAIHVFSDLPEEPAWDLQFDLLDLNDISSGLKLHEEKNLILDFPQPSTDYLSFRNHFQKNFVCLESCSLQERTVTGTVKVKNMSFEKKVQIRITFNTWKSYTDVDCVYMNNVYGSSDSDTFSFAIDLPAVIPTEEKIEFCISYHANGQVFWDNNEGQNYRIVHVQWKPDGVQAQIAPQDCAFHQAPPKTELEPTIFGSPRLASGIFPEWQSWGRMENLASYR; encoded by the exons ATGAGCTGCACCAG AATGATCCAGGTCTTAGATCCACGCCCTTTGACAAGTTCAGTCATGCCAGTGGATGTGGCCATGAGACTTTGCTTGGCTCATTCACCTCCTCTGAAGAGTTTCCTAGGCCCTTATAATGATTTTCAACGAAGAAATTTGGTGAATAAGCTAAAGCCTCTGAAACCATGTCTCAACATAAAGCAGGAAACCAAATCACAGAACGACTGGAAGCGCTCACACAACCAAACCAAGAAGCGGGTTGTGTTTGCTGATTCCAAGGGCCTCGCTCTCACTGCCATCCATGTCTTCTCAGACCTCCCAGAAGAACCGGCGTGGGACCTTCAGTTTGACCTTTTGGATCTTAATGATATCTCCTCTGGCTTAAAACTCCATGAGGAGAAAAATTTGATTTTAGATTTCCCACAGCCTTCCACTGACTACCTGAGTTTCCGGAACCACTTTCAGAAGAACTTTGTCTGCCTGGAGAGCTGCTCTTTGCAAGAGCGGACAGTGACTGGGACTGTGAAGGTAAAAAACATGAGCTTTGAGAAGAAGGTTCAAATCCGAATAACATTCAACACTTGGAAGAGCTACACTGATGTGGACTGTGTGTACATGAATAATGTGTATGGTAGCTCAGATAGTGACACCTTCTCATTTGCCATTGACTTACCTGCTGTCATTCCAACTGAGGAGAAAATTGAGTTCTGCATTTCCTACCACGCCAATGGACAGGTGTTCTGGGACAACAATGAGGGTCAGAATTACAGAATTGTGCATGTACAATGGAAACCTGATGGGGTGCAGGCACAGATAGCGCCTCAGGACTGTGCATTTCACCAGGCACCCCCGAAGACCGAGTTAGAGCCAACAATCTTTGGCAGTCCAAGGCTGGCTAGTGGAATATTTCCAGAATGGCAGAGCTGGGGAAGAATGGAGAACTTGGCCTCTTATCGATGA